The genomic stretch ACCAGCGTTTCAGGGAGTTCATGGAATCCTGGTGGCCGATGCTCGATGCCCCTACCGCGCTTGCTCGCTTGGCAGATCGGGAGCTGCTCGACGAGCTGGCACCACACCTCACGACCGAGGAGCGCGACCACCTGGCGGAGTCCTACCAGTGGCTGCAAACCGATGCCCTCGAGATCACCGGCTGGTCGGTAGCCGACATGACGCTGCTGGACGAGCTGCTGGAGATGCTGGGGCCTGTACCTGTCGAGTCACACGAAGATCCGGTTTTCATCGACTTCGGGAACGTCTCGGAGCTGGTCACCACCTCCGACCTGCTGCGCCGCGAACACTCCGTCGACCCCGACGACGACCCGCAGACCACCTACACCCACATTCTCGTCGACGAGTCCCAGGACATCACCCCCATGCAGTGGCGGATGCTGCGACGCCGGGGACCGCAGGCGTCGTGGACGCTCGTCGGCGACCCTGCGCAGAGCTCCTACCCGGACGCCGCCGAGTTGGAGCGAGCGGTCAACGACCTCGTGGGTCGTGCCCCACTGCGTCGCTTCACCCTGTCCACCAACTACCGTTCCCCCTCCGAGATCTTCGACCTGGCGGCAAAGGTCATCACCCGAGTGTTTCCCGAGGCCAGCCTGCCACGTGCGGTGCGTAACACCGGCCTGGTGCCGAAGCTCGCCGAAACCGATGAAGCCGGCCTGACGGAGGCGATCATCACCTTGTCTCTCGGCCTGGCCGGACACGTCAGCGGAACGTTGGGCATCATTGTTCCGCCCTCACGGCTGGGGGCCACGACCCGCCTGGCGATGTCCGATCCGCGGCTGGCGGCCCTGGAGGAACGCCTCATTGTGGTCACCGCGTTGCAGGCCAAGGGCCTGGAGTACGATGGCGTTCTGGTGGTCTGCCCCGACGAGATCGTCACGGAGGCTCCCGGCGCGGAGCGGGTGCTGTATGTCGCCCTGACCCGCGCCACCCAACGCATGGCTGTCCTTGACGTCGGAACCTCCGTCTGGCGGACCGCCCTCAGCTGACCCGGTCCCCCCAACCGATCGCCTCGAGGACCTCTGAGGTGGCCTTCCAACGGTTCTGAGTGAAGAACTGGAGCCCGGGAGCCCCGGCCGCCAGGAGCTCTCGGCACAGATTGATGGCACGAGACAGTCCGATGCTACGGACCTCGGCGGGATTCCGGGCGGCCCGGAGCGCGGCAACGAAGTCCTCAGGAAGGGGACAATCCGCCAGCGATGCGAACCTTTCGATCTGGGTGATCACTGTCAGCGGAGCAATGCCGGGGATGATGGGGATCTGGCTGCCGCGGTCACGGACCCGGTTCACCAACTCCACGTAGCGGTGCGATTCGAAGAACAGCTGCGTGATGGCGTAGTCCGCACCCGCCGCCGCCTTCTCCACGACGATCCGGGCGTCCAGTTCAGGATCGTTGTCCGGTTGGTGGACGTTCGGGAAGGCAGCCACGCCAACGCAGAAATCACCGTGTCCCTTGATGAGCTGCACCAGTTCCGTCGCGTTGCCGAGCCCTTCGGGGTGCTGTTCCCAGGGTTGCTGCGGTCCGCCGGGCATGTCCCCGCGGATGGCCAGGATGTCGCGTACCCCGGCCTCGGCGAAGGCATCCAGGGTGCGCAGCAGATCATCAGTGGACTGGGAAACACAGGTCAGGTGACCGACGACGGTGGCGTGCTGGGCAGCCCCCAGAGCGGCGGTCGCGGCCACCGTACGATCACGGGTGGAACCGGAGGCCCCATAGGTGACCGACAGAAAAGCCGGGTGGAACCGGCTCAGTTTCGCGACGGATGTGTCAAAGCGCGGCTGTTCCTCAGGACTGCGGGGAGGAAAGAACTCAAAGCTCAGCGTCGGGGACGTGGTGTCGCGGAGAAGCTCGGCAACGGTCGGGGACATGAGGACAAGGATACGAGAAGTCAGACGACGTGAAACGGACCAACAAGCTGGTTGAGCCGGCACCTGTTGACGAGGCCTCTAAGCTGGATCGCATGCTGATTCCCCCCGCCCACGACCCGACGAACCCAGCTTTCGTCTCGGCGGTGGAGAAGGCACTCATGGATTTTCTCGGTGGATTGAGCGAACGTGCGGACCGCATCGGTGCGCTCCCCCTGCTGGAGGCGGCACAGGCATGCATCGCAGGCGGGAAACGGCTGCGTCCTGCCTTCTGCTACTGGGGGTATGTCGCAGCTGCCGGACGCCCCGCCGACCCGGATCCGCTGCTGCGCGCTGCTGCCTCCCTCGACCTGCTACACGCTTCCCTCCTGGTTCACGACGACCTGTTGGACGGCTCCGACACCCGGCGGGGTGCACCATCGGCTCATCGTCGTTTCGAGGCTCTCCTTCCGGGCCCTCGGGCTACCCGTTTCGGGGAGGCAGCCGCGATCCTGCTGGGCGATGTCCTGTTCTCCTGGAGTGCGGAGATGTTCGAAAGCGCAGGTCTTTCCCCGGAGGCCATTCGCGACGCTGCTCCGGTGCTCGCGACGATGCGAAGCGAGGTGCTGTGTGGTCAGTACCTCGACGTTGCGGCCGCGTTCGGAGCCACCGACCGCTCCACCCCGCGGGCCCAGGCCGACACCGCCGAGAAGGTGCTGGAGTTCAAGTCCGCCCGCTACTCGGTGCGGCGCCCCGCCGAGCTGGGGGCAACACTCGGCGAGGCCCCGCCGAGGCTGCTCGCGACTTTGGGCACCTACGGTTCCCTGGTGGGAAGGGCCTTCCAACTGCGCGACGATCTCCTCGGGGTTTTCGGGGATCCCAGTGTCACGGGAAAACCCGCGGGAGACGACATCCGGGAGGGCAAACGCACGCTGCTGGTACTGACGGCCCTGGAGAACGGCAACACCCACCAGCGCGAGATCTTGACTTCCCTCCTCGGTGCTCCCGGGCTCACCGAAGAGGATCTCACGACCGCCCGGGAGATCATCGAGACCACCGGGGCACGGGACTCGTGCGAGGAACTCATCGCACGTTCCACCAGGGATGCCCTGACCGCTCTGGAAGGAGTCGACATGGACGCAGAGGGGCTCTCGGCCCTCATCGCACTCGCAGGACTGGCCACCGATCGTGATCGATGAGCTGCAGGGCCTGACCACCGACCAGGTGGCGGAGCGGGTCAGAGAAGGAAAGATCAACACGCTGCCGGAACGCTCGGGGCGCACCACTTGGCAGATCGTCCGCGACAACGTGTTCACACGTGTGAACGCGATGCTGGCGGTGCTGTTCGTGATCGTCGCCGCAACCATGCAGTTCGCGCAGGGGGCGTTCGCGATCCTGATCGTCGCCAACTCGATCATCGGCATGGTTCAGGAGCTGCGCGCCAAACGCACTCTCGACAACCTGGCCGTGATCGGGGAGGCCCATCCCGTCGTGCTGCGCGACGGGCAACGAGTCTCCCTGCCGCGGGACCAGGTGGTGGCCGACGACCTCATCGCGCTGTCCCCTGGCGACCAGGTGGTCGTTGACGGTGATGTGGTGGCTGCCGACTATCTGGAGGTCGACGAGTCGATGCTGACCGGCGAGGCCGATCCGGTGGCCAAATCCGTGGGCGACGAGCTCATGTCGGGCGCCTTCGTCGTCTCCGGTTCTGGTGTCTACCGGGCCACGAAGGTCGGCGCCGAGGCCTATGCGGCGCAGCTGACCGCGCAGGCTGCCAAGTTCACGCTGGTCAATTCCGAGTTGCGGGCGGGCATCGACCGCATCCTGAAGTTCGTGACCTGGTTGCTGATCCCTGCGGGGTTGCTCACCATCTGGGTGCAGTTCCGCCAGCCGGGCACCACCTGGCAGGAATCGGCCCTGCGGATGGTGGGTGCCCTGGTGCCGATGATCCCCGAGGGTCTGGTGCTGCTCACCTCGATGGCTTTCGCGCTGGGTGTGATCCGGCTGGGGCGCCGCAAGTGCCTGGTGCAGGAACTGCCGGCCATCGAGGGCCTGGCCCGGGTGAGCGTGGTGTGCGCGGACAAGACCGGCACCCTGACCCAGAACGCCATGACCCTCGGCGAGGTGATCCCCCTGGAAGGCGATGCGGACGAGGTCACC from Arachnia propionica encodes the following:
- a CDS encoding polyprenyl synthetase family protein, with the protein product MLIPPAHDPTNPAFVSAVEKALMDFLGGLSERADRIGALPLLEAAQACIAGGKRLRPAFCYWGYVAAAGRPADPDPLLRAAASLDLLHASLLVHDDLLDGSDTRRGAPSAHRRFEALLPGPRATRFGEAAAILLGDVLFSWSAEMFESAGLSPEAIRDAAPVLATMRSEVLCGQYLDVAAAFGATDRSTPRAQADTAEKVLEFKSARYSVRRPAELGATLGEAPPRLLATLGTYGSLVGRAFQLRDDLLGVFGDPSVTGKPAGDDIREGKRTLLVLTALENGNTHQREILTSLLGAPGLTEEDLTTAREIIETTGARDSCEELIARSTRDALTALEGVDMDAEGLSALIALAGLATDRDR
- a CDS encoding methylenetetrahydrofolate reductase gives rise to the protein MSPTVAELLRDTTSPTLSFEFFPPRSPEEQPRFDTSVAKLSRFHPAFLSVTYGASGSTRDRTVAATAALGAAQHATVVGHLTCVSQSTDDLLRTLDAFAEAGVRDILAIRGDMPGGPQQPWEQHPEGLGNATELVQLIKGHGDFCVGVAAFPNVHQPDNDPELDARIVVEKAAAGADYAITQLFFESHRYVELVNRVRDRGSQIPIIPGIAPLTVITQIERFASLADCPLPEDFVAALRAARNPAEVRSIGLSRAINLCRELLAAGAPGLQFFTQNRWKATSEVLEAIGWGDRVS